The following proteins come from a genomic window of Triticum aestivum cultivar Chinese Spring chromosome 6A, IWGSC CS RefSeq v2.1, whole genome shotgun sequence:
- the LOC123131532 gene encoding uncharacterized protein, translating into MAYRLPLAGVRTSNYEARELPSNSYLNLGGPYGKFVPFIIAGEGGFGEHKQLNWTNLFLLNKLGSDIDSDHVEVINQIKVEKDVEKIKELIKRLPREISEQLEGHETHEQVKILTGLSRNMDQRMSCLTTEMRRLRSDLGEVMKGIGEIRGALDRMERQNPCYRPGTNATSPGRIMLYESASVEFF; encoded by the exons ATGGCTTACAGGCTTCCACTGGCAGGAGTTAGGACTTCCAATTATGAGGCTAGAGAGCTTCCATCAAACAGCTACCTGAATCTGGGTGGGCCTTATGGAAAATTTGTGCCTTTCATAATCGCGGGAGAAGGTGGCTTTGGGGAGCATAAGCAGCTCAACTGGACAAACTTGTTTTTACTAAACAAGCTTGGCAGTGACATAGACAGCGATCATGTAGAGGTGATCAATCAGATCAAAGTAGAGAAAGATGTTGAAAAGATAAAAGAGTTGATAAAGCGACTGCCCCGTGAAATTTCCGAGCAATTGGAAGGCCACGAGACCCATGAACAGGTTAAAATCCTGACAGGTCTGAGTAGGAACATGGATCAGAGGATGTCCTGTCTCACAACAGAGATGCGGCGTCTAAGAAGTGATCTGGGAGAGGTGATGAAAGGTATCGGAGAGATACGCGGAGCATTGGATAGGATGGAGCGACAAAATCCTTGCTACCGTCCAGGAACAAATGCAACAAGCCCTGGA CGTATAATGTTGTACGAGTCTGCGTCGGTCGAGTTTTTTTAG